The following proteins are co-located in the Armatimonadota bacterium genome:
- the sufC gene encoding Fe-S cluster assembly ATPase SufC, with amino-acid sequence MIEIKNLHANVEDKQILKGIDLKINPGEVHAIMGPNGSGKSTLANIIAGRDDYEVTEGQVLFEGEDILELAVDERAVRGLFLAFQYPVEIPGVSNAYFLRAALNAVRKQRGEEEIDALKFMNFVKDKAKQLGLDSAMLSRSVNEGFSGGEKKRNEVFQMAVLEPKFSVLDETDSGLDIDALKVVADGVNALRGPERSFLVVTHYQRLLNYIVPDFVHVLVNGRIVKSGGKELAHELEAKGYGWIEEELAAKA; translated from the coding sequence ATGATCGAAATCAAAAATCTTCACGCAAATGTCGAGGACAAACAGATCCTCAAGGGTATCGACCTCAAGATCAATCCGGGCGAAGTTCACGCCATCATGGGGCCAAACGGCTCTGGTAAATCGACCCTCGCCAACATCATCGCTGGTCGTGACGACTACGAAGTCACCGAAGGTCAGGTCTTGTTTGAAGGCGAAGACATTTTGGAACTGGCTGTTGATGAGCGAGCTGTTCGAGGTCTTTTCCTCGCGTTCCAGTATCCGGTCGAAATTCCAGGCGTCTCGAACGCCTACTTCCTCCGCGCCGCTCTGAACGCCGTGCGAAAGCAACGCGGTGAAGAAGAAATCGATGCCCTGAAGTTCATGAACTTTGTGAAGGACAAGGCGAAGCAGCTTGGACTGGATTCCGCTATGCTCTCTCGAAGCGTCAACGAAGGATTCTCCGGTGGCGAAAAAAAGCGCAATGAGGTGTTTCAAATGGCTGTTCTCGAACCGAAGTTCTCCGTTTTGGACGAAACCGATTCTGGACTGGACATTGACGCACTCAAGGTGGTTGCCGATGGCGTAAACGCCCTCCGAGGACCAGAGCGCTCATTCTTGGTGGTGACCCACTATCAGCGGCTCCTGAACTACATCGTGCCTGACTTTGTCCACGTTCTGGTGAATGGCAGAATCGTGAAATCGGGCGGTAAGGAACTCGCTCACGAACTTGAAGCCAAGGGATACGGCTGGATCGAAGAAGAACTGGCTGCAAAGGCGTAA
- the pfkA gene encoding 6-phosphofructokinase encodes MKRIAVITSGGDSPGMNAAIRGTVRAAIGRGASVVGFYHGYEGVIGMEYIELESKSVGGIISQGGTILRTARSKEFRTMEGRKKAFDNLTSLGIEGLVVIGGDGSLTGAKALYEEFGFPVMGVPGSIDNDISGTDFSIGFDTAVNGALGAIDRVRDTAYSHERVFVIEVMGRHNGFIALESGLAGGAEAVIIPEIPYSLFEICESLKEMHEKGKRSSLIIVAEGALRANEVRDFIEKNTGFEARYLVLGHMQRGGSPTAFDRVLALRLGTHAANRLMSGFSGEMVGVDGNQLVSHPLNYVLSTERTIDPEKLLLVEVMAR; translated from the coding sequence ATGAAGCGCATAGCCGTAATCACTAGTGGTGGTGACTCACCAGGAATGAACGCCGCCATTCGAGGAACGGTTCGCGCAGCCATCGGTCGAGGTGCCAGCGTGGTTGGCTTCTATCACGGCTATGAAGGCGTGATTGGAATGGAGTACATCGAACTCGAATCCAAGAGCGTCGGCGGCATCATTTCGCAAGGCGGCACGATCTTGCGCACTGCCCGGAGCAAAGAATTCCGCACGATGGAAGGCCGGAAGAAGGCGTTCGATAACCTCACTTCTCTCGGAATCGAAGGCTTGGTTGTGATTGGCGGGGACGGTTCGCTGACTGGTGCAAAGGCGCTTTACGAAGAGTTTGGATTTCCGGTCATGGGCGTGCCAGGCTCGATTGACAACGACATCAGTGGCACCGATTTCTCCATCGGGTTCGACACAGCCGTCAATGGTGCGCTGGGAGCGATTGACCGCGTGCGAGATACCGCCTATTCCCACGAACGCGTATTCGTGATCGAGGTGATGGGGCGACACAACGGATTTATCGCTTTGGAATCCGGCTTGGCTGGTGGCGCCGAGGCAGTGATCATTCCAGAAATCCCATACTCGCTCTTTGAGATTTGCGAAAGCCTGAAAGAAATGCACGAAAAGGGCAAACGATCGAGCTTGATCATCGTCGCTGAAGGTGCATTGCGAGCAAATGAAGTGCGTGACTTCATCGAAAAGAACACCGGTTTCGAAGCGCGCTATCTTGTGCTCGGGCACATGCAACGTGGCGGTAGCCCGACAGCTTTTGACCGAGTGCTCGCTCTCCGACTAGGCACCCACGCGGCCAACCGGCTGATGAGTGGATTCTCTGGGGAGATGGTCGGTGTGGATGGTAACCAGCTTGTGAGTCACCCGCTGAACTATGTCCTCAGCACCGAGCGCACCATCGATCCTGAAAAGCTGCTCCTCGTCGAAGTCATGGCCCGATGA
- a CDS encoding 1-phosphofructokinase family hexose kinase produces MILTVTLNPCLDQQLFVEKLLVGDTNRVVSTQADAGGKGVNLSRVAGALGAQTTAIGFLGGSIASRYQSLLTDACITLKMTTISGETRTNYSIETNDGTPPTTFNSSGPMISEEEWSALKSSLTALAAKAKWVCLCGSVPPGIDKGAYAELGKIARSAGAKLLIDADGEVLTKGMTAVPDMIKPNRHEAERLLGRELNSESDLSAAILELESKLAPGGIALISLGDDGAICCFEGKIYRGYSPDIEPVSSIGAGDSMLGGFLAALTRGLSVPDSLQWGLAAGAATATTDGSRIGSASTIELLFDDARVEQVN; encoded by the coding sequence ATGATTCTTACTGTCACACTCAATCCGTGCCTGGATCAGCAGTTGTTTGTAGAAAAACTGCTTGTCGGCGACACCAATCGCGTGGTGAGCACCCAAGCCGATGCCGGCGGCAAAGGCGTGAATCTCAGCCGGGTGGCGGGTGCACTAGGTGCCCAGACAACAGCCATCGGCTTTCTGGGTGGGAGCATTGCTTCACGATACCAATCGCTGCTCACCGACGCCTGCATCACGCTGAAGATGACGACTATCAGCGGAGAAACGCGCACGAACTATTCGATCGAAACGAATGACGGTACGCCGCCGACAACCTTCAACTCCTCTGGCCCCATGATCTCGGAAGAAGAGTGGTCGGCGCTTAAATCGAGCCTAACTGCTTTAGCGGCAAAGGCGAAATGGGTTTGTCTTTGCGGCTCGGTCCCGCCTGGTATCGACAAAGGCGCCTATGCAGAACTCGGCAAGATTGCTCGTTCGGCAGGCGCAAAACTTCTCATCGACGCTGATGGAGAAGTATTGACGAAAGGAATGACGGCTGTGCCCGACATGATCAAGCCCAATCGGCACGAAGCTGAACGGCTTTTGGGCAGAGAGCTCAATTCAGAATCAGATCTTAGCGCAGCAATTTTGGAACTGGAGTCGAAGCTAGCTCCTGGAGGAATCGCGCTCATCAGCTTAGGTGATGATGGAGCGATCTGCTGTTTCGAAGGCAAAATCTATCGCGGTTATTCGCCTGATATCGAACCGGTGAGTTCTATTGGTGCAGGAGACTCGATGCTTGGGGGTTTCTTAGCCGCGCTAACGAGGGGGCTATCAGTGCCAGATTCTCTTCAATGGGGGCTTGCTGCTGGCGCAGCGACTGCGACCACCGACGGCTCTCGAATCGGCTCTGCGAGTACCATCGAACTGTTGTTCGACGACGCTAGGGTGGAACAGGTTAATTAA
- the sufD gene encoding Fe-S cluster assembly protein SufD, giving the protein MSSGTITPMILEGIYASMDAIPGIRQLREAALERANTLGFPTTNDEEYKYTSLRSVSETKWNQGGGIDQFDFASHPLFGFDQYRVVFVNGQYSAELSDHAGLSVELLSQSTKGQALVGTLARIDEAKFTVAAHLGRLSKPGADVFASSNTASFSEGLFLGLASNEKLDKPVHVVFISSGANSASFPRLVINAESGSEAELIETYLSADDDSHLTIPVTEIFVAPNAVIEHVRVCAESLKTTTLGLVEVKQESDSTYRSYNVVFGSAIARNVINIFIDGSNAHTRFDGVVALSGDQHVDNRTRLDHVKPHCESFEVYKHLLSDHSRAVFNGKIFVHQDAQKTDAKQTNKTLLLSPNAEIDTKPQLEIFADDVKCTHGATIGHLREDALFYLKSRGIGDAEARAILVYAFAAEVLELIECEGAKQALESMLFSKLNPGR; this is encoded by the coding sequence ATGAGCTCAGGAACAATCACTCCTATGATTTTGGAAGGAATTTACGCCTCGATGGACGCCATCCCAGGCATCCGACAGCTCCGTGAAGCGGCGTTGGAACGCGCGAATACGCTCGGTTTTCCAACGACCAACGACGAAGAATACAAGTACACCTCGCTTCGATCAGTTTCGGAAACAAAGTGGAATCAGGGCGGAGGAATTGACCAGTTTGACTTCGCTTCGCACCCGTTGTTTGGATTTGATCAATACCGAGTCGTGTTCGTTAACGGGCAGTATTCTGCGGAACTCTCGGATCATGCCGGGCTTTCGGTCGAACTTCTTTCGCAATCGACGAAGGGCCAAGCTCTGGTGGGCACACTCGCTCGAATTGACGAGGCAAAGTTCACGGTAGCGGCGCATTTAGGGCGACTGAGCAAGCCTGGTGCAGACGTTTTTGCATCATCAAACACCGCTTCATTCTCGGAAGGTCTATTTCTTGGGCTCGCTAGCAATGAGAAGCTAGATAAGCCGGTTCACGTCGTCTTCATCTCTTCTGGAGCGAATTCGGCGAGCTTTCCAAGGCTCGTGATCAATGCCGAATCTGGTTCAGAAGCAGAGTTGATTGAGACCTATCTCTCTGCCGATGACGACAGCCACCTCACGATCCCAGTCACCGAGATTTTTGTGGCACCAAACGCGGTGATCGAACATGTGCGCGTTTGTGCAGAATCCCTGAAAACGACAACGCTGGGTCTGGTTGAAGTCAAGCAAGAGTCTGACTCGACTTACCGATCGTACAATGTGGTTTTTGGTTCGGCGATTGCTCGAAACGTGATTAACATCTTCATTGACGGATCGAACGCGCACACTAGGTTTGATGGTGTCGTCGCTCTTTCGGGCGATCAACATGTGGACAATCGAACTCGGTTGGATCACGTCAAGCCCCATTGCGAGAGCTTTGAGGTTTACAAACACCTTCTCAGCGATCATTCTCGTGCCGTTTTCAACGGCAAGATTTTTGTCCATCAGGACGCGCAAAAGACGGACGCAAAGCAAACAAACAAGACTTTGTTGCTCTCGCCGAACGCCGAAATTGATACCAAGCCACAGCTGGAGATCTTTGCGGACGACGTCAAATGCACCCACGGGGCAACCATTGGGCATCTGCGAGAAGATGCACTGTTCTATCTGAAGAGTCGTGGCATCGGGGATGCAGAAGCAAGGGCGATTTTGGTTTATGCGTTTGCAGCAGAAGTTCTGGAATTGATCGAGTGCGAAGGCGCAAAGCAAGCTCTGGAATCGATGCTTTTCAGCAAGCTGAATCCGGGCCGCTAA